A part of Gramella sp. MAR_2010_147 genomic DNA contains:
- a CDS encoding 1,4-dihydroxy-2-naphthoyl-CoA synthase → MSKIQWETVKEYEDITYKKFKGVARIAFNRPDVRNAFRPKTTSELLDAFHNAHEDTSIGAVLLSGEGPSTKDGKWAFCSGGDQKARGHQGYVGEDGYHRLNILEVQRLIRFMPKAVICVVPGWAVGGGHSLHVVCDLTLASKEHAIFKQTDADVTSFDAGYGSAYLAKMVGQKKAREIFFLGRNYSAQEAYEMGMVNAVIPHDELEDTAYEWAQEIMEKSPTSIKMLKFAMNMTDDGMVGQQVFAGEVTRLAYMTDEAKEGRDAFLEKRKPDFEKKWIP, encoded by the coding sequence ATGTCTAAAATTCAATGGGAAACAGTAAAAGAATACGAAGATATCACTTATAAGAAGTTTAAGGGTGTTGCAAGAATCGCTTTTAACCGACCAGATGTAAGAAATGCATTTAGACCTAAGACCACTTCAGAACTTCTGGACGCATTTCATAACGCCCATGAAGATACTTCCATTGGAGCAGTTTTACTTTCAGGAGAAGGTCCATCTACTAAAGATGGTAAATGGGCATTTTGTAGTGGGGGAGATCAAAAGGCGAGAGGACATCAAGGCTATGTAGGTGAGGATGGTTACCATAGATTAAATATTCTTGAAGTTCAGCGGTTGATACGCTTTATGCCGAAAGCGGTTATTTGCGTGGTGCCGGGCTGGGCAGTTGGAGGCGGTCACAGTCTTCATGTGGTATGTGACCTTACGCTTGCCAGTAAAGAGCACGCGATATTCAAGCAAACTGATGCTGATGTAACCAGCTTTGATGCAGGCTACGGCTCGGCATATTTAGCAAAAATGGTAGGGCAGAAGAAAGCCAGGGAAATATTCTTTTTAGGTAGAAATTATTCTGCTCAGGAAGCTTATGAAATGGGTATGGTAAATGCTGTGATCCCTCACGATGAACTGGAAGATACTGCATATGAATGGGCACAGGAAATCATGGAAAAATCTCCTACTTCTATAAAGATGTTGAAATTTGCCATGAACATGACTGATGACGGAATGGTGGGACAACAGGTATTCGCTGGTGAAGTGACTAGGTTGGCATATATGACCGATGAAGCAAAAGAAGGCAGGGATGCTTTTCTGGAAAAAAGAAAGCCTGATTTTGAGAAAAAATGGATCCCTTAA
- a CDS encoding metalloprotease, with protein MKNLPLLLILILFSGWLSAQNAINVNARLVDSTHSILVDQDITFVNSEERELVSIYLNDWNNAFSSKTSALAKRFAEDYARRFHFAKERERGYTSINSIENKSDGTLDWDRPGNVADLIRIKLKEPLAAGDSIQLHLNYQVKIPDDKFTSYGRDDLGNYKLRYWYLTPAPLDNGWKLYNHKDLGLQYLNPHSINISIDIPTEYYAASGLDLLRTQTNKGFKTITFQGDHRVDTKMYLTRSFIFESIKANSTQVITNIEDEDIQFDVKNTLLERSVEFLHKRLGKYPHKNIFVTQEDYLNSPIYGLNQLPGFIRPFPDGFQYDIKLFKTITSNYLENTIFLNPQEEKWVTDAILVSLMMDYVDEYYPKMKLIGNLSKIIGIRWFHAADLEFNDQYQFFYMNMARMNLDQPLTTSQDSLVKFNKNIANAYKAGVGIKYLEEFLEDESVKESISEFYSTYKLKPTKEQDFVDVLEKNAKKDISWFYEDYVGTNKKIDFKISNVDKLQDSLKVTIKNLRDNNMPISLYGLKDGEVKYKEWVENVTDTKSIIIPNYEFERLALNYEQEIPEFNQRNNYEGVSKLFDKPLQFRLFQDVEDPRYNQIFFMPEFEYNLYDGVSIGPKLYNKTVLSKTFNFSISPKYGFTSKTMVGSASFYNAHQFENKELNLIYYGIGGSRFSYGYNLFYEKVTPFLVFSFRNSYLRSNERQRLSIRNINVSRDQNPEDPLLVPDYNVLNVNYSYSNPNFLKHLTASLDYQLSDKFSKISATAEYRKLFTNNRQINLRFFAGTFLYNDVSSNDYFSFALDRPTDYLFDYNYYGRSQGSGLFSQQIIVAEGGFKSQLQPEYANQWITTMNASTNIWKWIYAYGDVGLVKNRGDNAALLYDSGIRVSLVQDYFELFLPVYSNLGWEIDEPDYDQRIRFIVALDINTLIRLFTRRWY; from the coding sequence TTGAAGAACCTTCCGTTACTCCTTATTCTTATCTTATTTTCAGGTTGGCTTTCTGCGCAGAATGCCATCAATGTGAACGCGCGTCTTGTTGACAGCACACATAGCATACTGGTAGATCAGGATATAACATTTGTAAATTCTGAAGAAAGAGAGCTGGTAAGCATATATCTAAATGACTGGAATAATGCTTTCAGCTCTAAAACCTCGGCATTAGCAAAACGTTTTGCTGAAGATTACGCAAGACGTTTTCATTTTGCAAAAGAAAGAGAGCGTGGTTATACGAGTATCAATTCAATCGAAAACAAATCTGATGGTACACTGGACTGGGACAGACCGGGAAACGTGGCAGATCTCATTAGAATTAAACTCAAAGAACCTTTAGCAGCAGGAGATTCTATTCAGTTACACCTAAATTATCAGGTAAAAATTCCTGATGATAAGTTTACTAGTTATGGCCGGGATGACCTTGGCAATTATAAACTCAGGTATTGGTATTTAACTCCTGCACCCCTGGATAATGGCTGGAAATTATACAATCACAAAGATCTCGGATTACAATATTTAAACCCGCATTCTATTAATATTTCCATTGATATCCCAACTGAATATTATGCAGCGTCTGGGCTTGATCTATTAAGAACACAAACTAACAAAGGCTTTAAGACCATAACTTTTCAGGGTGACCATAGGGTAGATACCAAAATGTATCTTACCAGGTCTTTTATTTTTGAATCTATAAAAGCTAATTCTACTCAGGTTATTACCAATATTGAAGATGAAGATATTCAGTTCGATGTTAAAAATACGCTTCTGGAGCGTAGCGTGGAATTTCTGCATAAAAGACTTGGGAAATATCCTCATAAAAATATTTTCGTTACACAGGAAGATTATTTAAACAGTCCTATTTATGGTTTAAATCAATTACCTGGGTTTATAAGACCTTTCCCTGATGGTTTTCAATATGACATCAAACTATTTAAAACCATCACCAGTAATTATCTCGAGAACACCATATTCTTAAATCCGCAGGAAGAAAAATGGGTGACAGATGCTATTTTGGTGTCCCTTATGATGGACTATGTAGATGAGTATTATCCAAAAATGAAACTCATTGGGAATCTTAGTAAGATTATAGGTATTCGCTGGTTTCACGCTGCAGATCTGGAATTTAATGATCAGTACCAGTTTTTTTATATGAATATGGCACGGATGAACCTGGATCAGCCACTTACCACAAGTCAGGATTCTCTCGTAAAATTTAATAAAAATATCGCCAATGCTTATAAAGCAGGTGTTGGTATTAAATATTTGGAGGAATTTCTGGAAGATGAGTCGGTAAAAGAATCAATTTCAGAATTCTATTCGACATATAAATTAAAGCCCACTAAGGAACAGGATTTTGTTGATGTGCTCGAAAAAAATGCAAAAAAGGATATATCCTGGTTCTATGAGGATTATGTAGGAACAAATAAGAAAATAGATTTTAAGATCTCGAATGTAGATAAGCTTCAGGATTCGCTAAAAGTGACCATAAAGAACCTTCGTGACAATAATATGCCAATAAGTCTCTATGGCTTAAAAGACGGTGAGGTAAAATATAAAGAATGGGTAGAGAATGTTACAGACACAAAAAGTATAATTATTCCCAATTATGAATTTGAACGTCTGGCCCTAAATTATGAACAGGAAATTCCAGAATTCAATCAAAGGAATAATTATGAAGGAGTGTCTAAACTTTTTGATAAGCCTTTACAATTCAGGCTATTTCAGGATGTAGAAGATCCTCGCTATAATCAAATCTTCTTTATGCCTGAATTTGAGTACAATTTATATGATGGTGTTTCAATAGGCCCAAAATTGTACAATAAAACAGTTTTAAGTAAAACCTTTAATTTTTCAATATCCCCTAAATATGGTTTTACAAGTAAAACGATGGTAGGTTCGGCATCATTTTATAATGCGCATCAATTTGAAAACAAGGAACTTAATTTAATTTATTATGGGATTGGAGGCTCCCGTTTTTCTTATGGATATAATCTTTTCTATGAAAAAGTTACTCCATTTCTAGTTTTCTCTTTTCGAAACTCCTATTTGAGAAGCAATGAAAGGCAACGACTTTCAATTAGAAATATCAATGTAAGCAGAGATCAGAATCCGGAAGATCCATTACTGGTGCCAGATTATAACGTTCTTAATGTTAATTACAGTTATAGCAATCCTAATTTTCTGAAACATCTAACCGCATCCCTGGATTACCAGCTTTCAGATAAATTCAGTAAAATTTCAGCAACTGCTGAATACCGTAAACTTTTCACCAATAACAGGCAGATAAATTTAAGGTTTTTTGCAGGTACCTTCTTGTACAATGATGTAAGCTCTAATGATTATTTCAGTTTTGCCCTGGACAGACCTACAGATTATTTATTTGATTATAATTATTACGGAAGAAGCCAGGGAAGCGGATTATTTAGCCAACAGATCATTGTTGCTGAAGGTGGTTTTAAATCACAACTGCAACCAGAATATGCCAATCAATGGATCACCACTATGAATGCCAGCACCAATATCTGGAAATGGATCTATGCCTATGGAGATGTTGGGCTTGTTAAAAATAGAGGTGACAATGCTGCACTTCTATATGATTCAGGAATTAGGGTGAGCCTGGTACAGGACTATTTTGAGCTTTTTTTGCCTGTTTACTCCAACCTGGGATGGGAAATCGACGAGCCAGATTATGACCAGAGAATTAGATTTATTGTAGCCCTGGATATTAATACGCTCATCAGGTTATTTACCCGCCGCTGGTATTAG
- a CDS encoding TIGR00730 family Rossman fold protein, with protein MKTHNRNKAWNEIKTNDSWAIFKIMGEFVNGYEKLSQIGPCVSIFGSARTKPDMKYYKLAERVAKKIVDHGYGVITGGGPGIMEAGNKGAHLAGGTSVGLNIELPFEQHDNPYIDNDKSLDFDYFFVRKVMFVKYSQGFVVMPGGFGTLDELFEAITLIQTHKIDKFPIILVGSEFWGGLVDWIKTTLLDSFKNISAVDIDLVQVVDTEDEVIEILDQFYDEYNLSPNF; from the coding sequence ATGAAGACACATAATAGAAATAAAGCCTGGAACGAGATTAAGACCAACGATTCCTGGGCGATTTTTAAGATCATGGGAGAATTTGTGAACGGCTATGAAAAGTTGAGTCAAATTGGCCCATGTGTATCAATCTTTGGTTCGGCAAGGACCAAACCAGACATGAAGTACTATAAGCTGGCTGAAAGAGTCGCTAAAAAAATAGTTGACCATGGCTATGGAGTAATTACTGGTGGTGGCCCGGGAATTATGGAAGCTGGTAATAAAGGTGCTCATCTTGCCGGAGGAACTTCTGTGGGCTTGAATATAGAATTACCGTTTGAACAACATGACAATCCTTATATTGATAATGATAAAAGTTTAGACTTTGATTATTTCTTTGTGCGTAAAGTAATGTTCGTAAAGTATTCCCAGGGGTTTGTAGTAATGCCAGGAGGCTTTGGTACCCTTGATGAACTTTTTGAAGCGATCACACTCATCCAGACGCATAAAATAGATAAATTCCCTATTATACTGGTAGGAAGTGAGTTCTGGGGAGGTCTCGTAGATTGGATCAAAACTACCTTGCTAGATAGTTTTAAAAACATAAGCGCAGTAGATATAGATCTGGTACAGGTGGTAGATACAGAAGACGAAGTGATAGAAATTCTTGACCAGTTCTACGACGAATATAATCTTAGTCCTAATTTCTAG
- a CDS encoding alpha-ketoacid dehydrogenase subunit alpha/beta — MQSETQTENSISFDEFKSQVLEDYKTAVTSRECSLLGRREVLTGKAKFGIFGDGKEVPQLAMAKAFKNGDFRSGYYRDQTFMMAIGELTPEQLFAGLYADTNIKNEPMSGGRQMGGHFMTHSLDENGDWKNLLEQKNSSSDISPTAGQMPRLLGLAQASKIYRNVEGIKADKFSDNGNEIAWGTIGNASTSEGHFWETINAAGVLQVPMVMNVWDDEYGISVHARHQTTKENISEILKGFQRDENNKGYEIMVVEGWNYPALVDTYEKAAEIARKEHCPVLIHVIELTQPQGHSTSGSHERYKSEERLKWEKEHDCNLKFREWMIENDFATSDQLDELEKKIKKEVRAAKHEAWTAYLKPNLTKQKELVKLLEDAANASSNANFIKSLKKEVSGNKEPFKKDMVSAARKTLRYLIGEDSDAKTAIINWLQDFSEQAYDDYSSYLYKKENTQTEIQPTFDDDSEEVDARIILRDNFDAIFSKYPETLIFGEDSGEIGDVNQGLEGMQKKYGKFRVSDTGIREATILGQGIGMSMRGLRPIAEIQYLDYVMYCLQGMSDDLATVHYRTKGKQKAPLIVRTRGHRLEGIWHSGSQMGGFLNLLRGMYVLVPRNMTKAAGFYNNLLELDTPAMVIECLNGYRLKEKLPTNLGELKTPIGVTETVKEGSDITLVSYGSTLRIVEEVAKELNEVDIDAEVIDIQSLLPFDVNHDIVKSVEKTNRLLVIDEDVPGGASAYILQKILDEQNAYRFLDSKPQTLAAKEHRPAYGTDGDYFSKPSAEDIFEKVYAIMHESNPSKYPKLR; from the coding sequence ATGCAAAGCGAAACACAAACTGAAAACTCAATTTCATTTGATGAATTCAAATCTCAGGTTCTGGAAGATTACAAAACTGCTGTAACCAGTAGAGAATGTAGTTTATTAGGCCGTAGAGAAGTACTTACCGGAAAGGCGAAATTTGGAATTTTTGGAGATGGAAAGGAAGTACCCCAGCTAGCAATGGCCAAAGCCTTTAAGAATGGAGATTTTAGATCTGGTTATTATAGGGATCAAACCTTCATGATGGCGATAGGCGAACTTACCCCGGAACAACTTTTTGCCGGTTTATATGCCGATACCAATATAAAGAATGAACCAATGTCTGGAGGTCGCCAGATGGGCGGTCATTTTATGACTCATAGTCTGGATGAAAATGGCGATTGGAAAAATTTGTTGGAGCAGAAAAACTCCAGTTCTGACATTTCTCCTACTGCCGGGCAAATGCCTCGTTTATTAGGCCTGGCACAGGCTTCCAAGATTTATAGAAATGTAGAGGGCATTAAAGCTGATAAATTTTCTGATAACGGAAATGAAATTGCCTGGGGAACTATTGGAAATGCCAGTACCAGTGAAGGCCATTTCTGGGAAACTATAAATGCCGCCGGCGTATTGCAAGTTCCTATGGTTATGAATGTATGGGATGATGAATACGGTATTTCAGTTCATGCAAGACATCAGACTACTAAAGAAAACATCTCTGAAATCTTAAAAGGTTTTCAAAGAGATGAAAATAATAAGGGCTATGAAATCATGGTGGTAGAAGGCTGGAATTATCCTGCTCTTGTAGACACTTATGAAAAAGCTGCTGAAATTGCCCGAAAAGAACACTGCCCTGTACTAATTCATGTAATCGAATTAACACAGCCTCAGGGACATTCTACTTCGGGATCTCATGAGAGATATAAATCTGAAGAAAGATTAAAGTGGGAAAAAGAGCATGATTGTAATCTGAAATTCAGGGAATGGATGATTGAAAATGATTTTGCTACTTCAGATCAATTAGATGAACTGGAGAAAAAGATCAAAAAAGAGGTAAGAGCTGCCAAGCATGAGGCCTGGACGGCTTATTTAAAGCCAAATCTTACTAAACAAAAAGAGTTAGTTAAACTACTTGAAGATGCTGCCAACGCAAGTTCTAACGCTAATTTTATAAAATCCTTAAAAAAGGAAGTTTCAGGCAATAAAGAGCCCTTTAAAAAAGATATGGTCTCTGCTGCTAGAAAAACGCTTCGATACTTAATTGGAGAAGATAGTGATGCAAAAACGGCGATCATCAACTGGCTACAGGATTTTTCTGAACAGGCTTATGATGATTACTCTTCTTATTTATATAAAAAAGAAAATACCCAAACTGAAATTCAGCCAACTTTTGATGATGATTCAGAAGAAGTAGATGCAAGAATTATTTTGAGGGATAATTTTGATGCAATATTTAGCAAATATCCTGAAACCTTAATTTTCGGTGAAGATTCCGGTGAGATCGGTGATGTGAATCAGGGACTTGAGGGAATGCAAAAGAAATACGGCAAATTCAGGGTTTCAGATACCGGTATTAGAGAGGCCACTATTTTAGGACAGGGAATTGGAATGTCCATGCGTGGTTTAAGACCAATTGCTGAAATTCAATATCTGGATTATGTGATGTATTGTCTTCAGGGAATGAGTGATGATCTTGCCACAGTACATTACAGAACAAAAGGTAAACAAAAAGCGCCTCTAATCGTTAGAACCAGGGGTCATAGACTGGAAGGTATCTGGCACAGTGGATCGCAAATGGGAGGTTTTCTAAACCTTCTTAGGGGTATGTATGTGCTTGTACCCAGAAATATGACCAAAGCGGCAGGTTTTTATAACAATTTATTAGAACTGGACACCCCGGCAATGGTTATTGAATGTCTTAACGGATATAGGTTAAAGGAAAAGCTTCCAACTAACTTAGGAGAGCTTAAAACGCCTATTGGAGTTACAGAGACTGTTAAAGAAGGTAGCGATATTACTTTGGTTTCTTATGGTTCTACTTTGAGAATTGTTGAAGAGGTCGCTAAAGAATTAAATGAAGTTGATATTGATGCCGAAGTAATTGATATACAGTCATTACTTCCATTCGATGTTAATCATGATATCGTGAAAAGTGTAGAAAAAACCAACCGATTATTGGTGATAGATGAAGATGTTCCTGGTGGGGCTTCTGCATATATTTTACAAAAAATTCTTGACGAACAGAATGCTTATAGATTTTTAGACAGCAAACCACAAACACTTGCTGCTAAAGAACATAGACCTGCGTACGGAACTGATGGAGACTATTTCTCGAAACCATCTGCAGAAGATATTTTTGAAAAAGTTTATGCTATTATGCATGAATCGAATCCTTCTAAATACCCTAAACTAAGATAA
- a CDS encoding alpha/beta hydrolase has translation MAKDIQSIIDQHERSGKYLEVNGVKTFALDKGSGEVVLCIHGVPTSSYLYRKVIDALTQKGFRGVSVDLPGLGLADRPEDFDYDFDNFSNFLTKALKKLDIDKFHLVVHDIGAPIGFALAARNLEKVQSLTILNSMINIQNFKKPLVMRPFEKKILGEAELKTITHTTWPIMFSQMGVNDASKIPSAEIKAYVDLLKRGDNGKAFLKIMRNFNQTEEFQALILKALKNVDYPIQTIWGEDDPALDYKTYRKEIEKYTDSRETHLLSSRHFLQEEVYEEIAEKIASLARKV, from the coding sequence ATGGCTAAGGATATTCAGAGTATCATCGATCAACATGAAAGATCAGGAAAGTATTTAGAGGTAAATGGCGTAAAGACATTTGCTCTGGATAAAGGAAGTGGTGAAGTTGTCCTTTGCATACACGGAGTGCCTACCTCTTCCTATTTATACCGGAAAGTTATCGACGCCCTAACTCAAAAAGGATTCCGTGGAGTTTCTGTAGACCTTCCCGGACTTGGCCTGGCAGACAGGCCGGAGGATTTTGATTATGACTTTGATAATTTTTCAAATTTTCTAACAAAGGCCTTAAAGAAACTTGATATAGATAAATTTCACCTGGTAGTGCATGATATAGGTGCACCCATAGGATTTGCCCTCGCAGCCCGAAATCTTGAAAAAGTACAATCTCTAACCATTTTAAATTCCATGATCAATATTCAGAATTTTAAGAAGCCGCTGGTGATGAGGCCATTTGAAAAGAAAATACTTGGTGAAGCAGAATTGAAAACCATAACACACACCACCTGGCCAATCATGTTTTCTCAAATGGGAGTAAATGACGCTTCTAAAATTCCTTCAGCTGAAATTAAAGCTTATGTAGATCTTTTAAAAAGGGGCGATAATGGAAAAGCTTTTCTCAAAATCATGAGAAATTTTAATCAGACTGAGGAATTCCAGGCATTGATTCTAAAGGCTTTGAAAAATGTAGATTATCCTATTCAAACCATTTGGGGAGAAGATGATCCGGCTTTGGATTATAAGACTTACCGTAAAGAAATTGAGAAGTATACAGATTCCCGGGAAACCCATTTATTATCCTCCCGTCATTTTTTACAGGAGGAAGTATATGAAGAAATCGCAGAAAAGATCGCTAGCCTGGCTCGTAAAGTTTAG
- the uvrA gene encoding excinuclease ABC subunit UvrA — translation MAKSEDKIEVLGARVHNLKNIDVSIPREKLVVITGLSGSGKSSLAFDTIYAEGQRRYIETFSAYARQFLGSLERPDVDKIEGLSPVIAIEQKTTSKNPRSTVGTITEIYDFLRLLFARGAEAYSYNTGEKMVSYTDSQIKDLIQEDFEGKKVSILAPIIRSRKGHYRELFEQIAKQGFIKVRADEKVVDIEKGMKLDRYKIHDIEIVIDRLKIENKPDSDKRLEESIKTAMYHGDDTLMILEQDSGNIRYFSRNLMCPTTGISYPNPEPNSFSFNSPKGACSNCNGIGTLYTVNTSKIIPDPSKSIKNGGLAPHGPQKKNWIFSQLELISERFDFSLNDPIKKIPEDALQMILHGGKEKFSRESKSLGITRDYKIDFEGVATFIETTYRNNDSTSLRRWSKEYMDKVICPECEGSRLKKEALYFKIYNKNIAELSQLDITDLFNWFDGIEKHLSQKQLQIAEEVIKEIRTRLQFLLDVGLTYLNLNRGSKSLSGGEAQRIRLATQIGSQLVGVLYILDEPSIGLHQRDNEKLINSLESLRDIGNTVIVVEHDKDMIERADHVIDIGPRAGKHGGEIISEGTPAELMEHDTLTADYLSGKKEIPVPKERRKGNGKKLELKGATGNNLKKVNISIPLGKMIAVTGVSGSGKSTLINETLYPIMNAHYFNGVKKPKPYKSIKGLDHLDKVIDINQNPIGRTPRSNPATYTGVFSEIRSLFAKTPEALIRGYKPGRFSFNVKGGRCETCKGGGLRVIEMNFLPDVYVECETCQGKRFNRETLEIRYKGKSISDILEMTIDEAIPYFENIPKIFRKLKTIQDVGLGYISLGQQSTTLSGGEAQRIKLATELSKRDTGNTFYILDEPTTGLHFEDIRVLMDVLNSLTNKGNTVLIIEHNIDVIKMADHIIDIGYEGGKGGGEVVAVGTPEEIITNKKSYTAQFLRKELN, via the coding sequence ATGGCAAAATCTGAAGATAAAATTGAAGTACTCGGAGCCCGGGTTCATAATCTTAAAAATATTGATGTTTCTATTCCCAGAGAAAAGCTGGTAGTTATCACAGGTTTATCGGGATCTGGGAAATCGTCACTGGCTTTTGATACTATTTATGCGGAAGGGCAAAGACGATATATCGAAACCTTTTCGGCTTATGCGCGTCAGTTTCTGGGAAGTCTTGAAAGACCCGATGTAGATAAAATAGAAGGTCTTTCTCCGGTTATTGCCATAGAACAAAAAACCACTTCTAAAAATCCGCGTAGTACTGTAGGTACCATTACAGAGATCTATGATTTCCTGCGACTGCTTTTTGCCAGAGGTGCCGAGGCATATAGTTATAATACCGGCGAGAAAATGGTAAGTTATACCGATTCTCAAATCAAAGATCTTATTCAGGAGGATTTTGAAGGAAAAAAGGTAAGTATTCTCGCTCCTATAATTAGGAGTAGAAAAGGACATTATAGAGAACTGTTTGAACAGATCGCAAAGCAGGGCTTTATTAAAGTTAGGGCTGATGAAAAAGTGGTGGACATTGAAAAGGGAATGAAGCTAGACCGCTACAAAATCCATGATATCGAAATTGTCATTGACCGGTTAAAGATTGAAAACAAACCAGATTCAGATAAACGACTTGAAGAAAGTATCAAAACTGCGATGTATCACGGTGATGATACTTTAATGATCCTGGAACAGGATAGCGGAAATATTAGATATTTTAGTAGAAATTTAATGTGTCCTACCACAGGAATTAGCTATCCTAATCCTGAACCCAATAGCTTTTCTTTTAATTCGCCCAAAGGAGCCTGTTCTAATTGTAATGGAATTGGAACTCTATATACAGTAAATACCAGTAAGATCATTCCAGACCCTTCAAAGTCTATCAAGAATGGTGGTTTGGCTCCTCACGGTCCACAAAAAAAGAACTGGATATTCTCACAGTTAGAACTAATTTCAGAAAGGTTTGATTTTAGTTTAAACGATCCTATTAAAAAAATCCCGGAAGATGCCCTGCAAATGATCCTGCATGGAGGAAAAGAGAAATTCTCCCGGGAGTCTAAATCACTTGGAATCACCAGGGATTATAAAATAGATTTTGAAGGAGTTGCCACATTTATTGAGACCACCTATAGAAATAATGACTCAACTTCTTTAAGAAGATGGTCCAAAGAGTATATGGATAAAGTAATTTGTCCTGAATGTGAAGGCTCCAGACTTAAGAAAGAAGCCTTATATTTTAAGATCTACAACAAGAATATCGCTGAATTATCTCAGCTTGATATTACAGATCTTTTTAACTGGTTTGATGGAATTGAAAAACATCTTAGTCAAAAACAATTACAGATCGCAGAAGAGGTTATCAAAGAAATTAGAACCAGGCTTCAATTTTTACTTGATGTAGGGTTAACATATCTTAATTTAAATCGTGGTTCAAAATCACTTTCAGGTGGTGAAGCCCAAAGAATTAGACTGGCTACTCAAATAGGTTCTCAGTTAGTCGGGGTTTTATATATTCTAGACGAACCAAGTATTGGGCTACACCAGAGAGATAATGAAAAATTGATCAATTCTCTGGAGTCACTTCGTGATATTGGCAATACAGTTATTGTGGTTGAACATGATAAGGACATGATTGAAAGGGCAGATCATGTTATTGATATTGGACCGCGAGCAGGAAAACACGGTGGAGAGATCATAAGTGAAGGAACTCCCGCTGAACTTATGGAGCATGACACACTCACTGCAGATTATCTTAGCGGAAAAAAAGAAATACCTGTTCCTAAAGAACGACGCAAAGGGAATGGAAAAAAATTAGAGCTGAAGGGAGCTACTGGTAATAACCTTAAAAAAGTAAACATCAGTATTCCTTTAGGAAAAATGATTGCGGTGACCGGAGTTTCCGGAAGTGGAAAATCAACCCTGATCAACGAAACCCTATACCCCATTATGAACGCTCATTATTTCAATGGAGTAAAAAAGCCGAAACCTTATAAAAGCATCAAAGGACTTGATCACCTGGATAAGGTCATCGATATTAATCAGAACCCTATTGGCCGTACCCCAAGATCTAATCCTGCTACTTATACCGGCGTATTTTCAGAAATAAGAAGTCTTTTTGCTAAAACACCAGAGGCACTTATAAGAGGCTATAAACCGGGACGTTTCAGCTTCAATGTAAAAGGGGGAAGATGTGAAACCTGTAAAGGTGGCGGACTAAGAGTTATAGAAATGAATTTTCTTCCAGATGTTTATGTGGAATGTGAAACCTGCCAGGGAAAGCGTTTTAATAGAGAGACTTTAGAAATCAGGTACAAAGGAAAATCAATTTCTGATATCCTTGAGATGACGATAGATGAAGCCATTCCGTACTTTGAGAATATCCCGAAAATCTTCAGAAAATTAAAAACGATTCAGGATGTTGGATTAGGCTATATTAGTCTCGGGCAGCAATCTACCACCCTTTCTGGCGGAGAGGCTCAGCGTATAAAATTAGCGACTGAGCTTTCTAAAAGAGATACCGGAAATACTTTCTATATATTAGACGAGCCAACAACCGGTTTGCATTTTGAAGATATTAGAGTTTTGATGGATGTTCTTAACAGCCTGACCAATAAAGGTAATACAGTATTGATCATTGAACATAATATAGATGTAATTAAGATGGCAGACCATATTATTGATATTGGCTATGAAGGTGGAAAAGGCGGTGGCGAAGTGGTTGCCGTTGGAACACCCGAAGAAATTATAACAAACAAGAAGAGCTATACAGCACAATTCCTTCGCAAGGAATTAAACTAA